A single window of Jeotgalibacillus haloalkalitolerans DNA harbors:
- a CDS encoding putative motility protein codes for MEISSIMAKQTAQIQQTASLSIMNSAMTQQAAGAVAMLEAMNNQGGTPAPHPHKGHAIDLKG; via the coding sequence ATGGAAATCTCTTCAATCATGGCAAAGCAAACAGCACAAATTCAGCAGACAGCAAGCTTAAGCATTATGAACAGTGCGATGACTCAACAGGCAGCAGGGGCTGTCGCGATGCTTGAGGCAATGAATAACCAGGGCGGCACTCCTGCTCCGCATCCTCATAAAGGCCACGCGATTGACCTGAAAGGGTAA
- a CDS encoding o-succinylbenzoate--CoA ligase, translated as MKSWLEKRALLSPDQIGLYAGKSAWTFREMNEEATELAEKISPHIQNQSPVALLITNQPQSVFLIHALQKIRVPVLMLNNRLSQKEWQYQLKDSQAQLVIYQDQFVINTDRAISIDELKTGECWPYVPFEEEDVCSVMYTSGTTGNPKGVMQTYDNHFSSASGSAFNIGHRPDDIWMCAVPLFHISGYSILMRSVIYGIGVRLYEKFDERSIHADLVNGKGSIISVVTTMLERLLDVKNERYHSFFRCMILGGGPAPLHMVERCHDEHIPVFQSYGMTETASQFTTLSPADATRKTGASGKPLFPGEIKITDEQGEGCDDYVIGEILVKGPSVTKGYLNNPSATQEAFSEGWLKTGDVGYLDEEGFLFVADRRSDLIISGGENVYPAEVESVLSGHPAVKEAGVVGKKDDRWGEVPAAFIVLIEEVEKETLHNFVSKRLAGYKVPKMYRFVNELPRNAAGKLVRRKLKEEINHESV; from the coding sequence ATGAAAAGCTGGCTTGAGAAAAGAGCTTTACTATCGCCTGATCAGATTGGACTTTATGCCGGTAAAAGCGCATGGACGTTCCGTGAGATGAATGAAGAAGCGACTGAATTGGCTGAGAAAATCTCGCCTCATATTCAGAATCAGTCACCTGTTGCGCTGCTTATTACAAATCAGCCTCAATCTGTTTTTCTAATCCATGCACTCCAGAAAATCCGTGTGCCGGTGTTAATGCTGAATAACCGTTTGTCCCAGAAAGAGTGGCAGTATCAGCTGAAAGACAGTCAGGCACAGCTTGTGATTTATCAAGATCAGTTTGTAATAAACACAGATAGAGCAATTTCAATTGATGAGCTGAAAACAGGTGAGTGCTGGCCATATGTGCCATTTGAAGAAGAGGATGTCTGCTCGGTGATGTATACATCAGGTACCACAGGCAATCCAAAAGGTGTGATGCAGACCTATGATAATCATTTCTCAAGTGCTTCAGGATCGGCTTTTAATATTGGTCACCGACCTGATGACATCTGGATGTGTGCGGTTCCTCTGTTTCATATCAGCGGTTATTCAATCCTGATGAGAAGTGTGATATACGGAATAGGCGTCAGACTATATGAAAAGTTTGATGAACGCAGCATTCACGCAGATCTTGTAAATGGGAAGGGCTCTATCATATCTGTTGTTACAACCATGCTCGAGCGGCTGCTTGATGTTAAAAATGAGCGCTACCATTCTTTTTTCAGATGTATGATTCTTGGCGGGGGACCGGCACCTTTACATATGGTTGAACGCTGTCACGATGAGCACATACCGGTGTTTCAGTCTTACGGCATGACAGAAACTGCTTCTCAGTTCACAACCCTTTCGCCGGCTGATGCCACACGTAAAACAGGCGCATCAGGAAAACCGCTTTTCCCTGGAGAAATTAAAATTACTGATGAGCAGGGAGAAGGTTGCGATGATTATGTCATTGGAGAAATTCTTGTCAAAGGACCTTCAGTGACAAAAGGATATCTGAACAATCCATCAGCGACTCAGGAAGCTTTTTCAGAGGGATGGCTTAAAACGGGAGATGTGGGCTACCTGGATGAAGAAGGGTTTCTTTTTGTCGCTGACCGCCGTTCAGACCTGATTATTTCAGGCGGTGAAAATGTTTATCCGGCTGAAGTTGAGTCCGTTCTTTCCGGGCACCCGGCTGTAAAAGAAGCAGGGGTTGTCGGGAAAAAAGATGACAGGTGGGGGGAAGTGCCTGCTGCTTTTATCGTCCTCATTGAAGAAGTTGAGAAAGAGACTCTGCACAACTTTGTCAGTAAGCGGCTGGCAGGATATAAAGTCCCGAAAATGTACCGCTTTGTCAATGAACTGCCGAGAAATGCAGCAGGGAAGCTTGTCAGAAGAAAGCTGAAAGAGGAGATCAATCATGAATCTGTCTAG
- the menB gene encoding 1,4-dihydroxy-2-naphthoyl-CoA synthase: MTREWVQERNYEDILYETYNGIAKISINRPEVRNAFRPKTVMELIDAFAYARDDSSVGVIVLAGVGDKAFCSGGDQSVRGHGGYVGEDEIPRLNVLDLQRLIRVIPKPVIAMVSGYAIGGGHVLHVVCDLTIAADNAIFGQTGPKVGSFDAGYGSGYLARIIGHKKAREIWFLCRQYDAKEALDMGLVNTVVPLDQLEDETVKWCEEMLEKSPTALRFVKAAMNADTDGLAGLQQFAGDATLLYYTTDEAKEGRDAFKEKRKPDFGQFPRFP; the protein is encoded by the coding sequence ATGACTCGTGAATGGGTACAGGAACGAAACTATGAAGATATTTTATATGAAACGTACAATGGGATTGCAAAGATCTCTATCAACCGTCCGGAAGTGCGCAATGCTTTCCGTCCGAAAACAGTAATGGAACTGATCGATGCTTTTGCATACGCGCGTGACGATTCCAGTGTAGGCGTGATTGTGCTTGCCGGTGTCGGCGATAAAGCATTCTGTTCAGGTGGAGACCAGAGCGTCCGCGGACACGGCGGTTATGTAGGGGAAGATGAGATTCCGCGTCTGAATGTACTTGACCTTCAGCGTCTGATCCGTGTGATTCCAAAGCCGGTTATCGCGATGGTTTCAGGTTATGCAATTGGTGGCGGACACGTATTACACGTTGTATGTGACCTGACAATTGCTGCTGATAACGCAATCTTCGGACAGACGGGACCAAAAGTTGGTTCATTTGACGCAGGTTACGGTTCAGGCTACCTTGCACGTATTATCGGTCATAAGAAAGCACGTGAAATCTGGTTCCTTTGCCGTCAGTATGATGCAAAAGAAGCGCTTGATATGGGCTTAGTAAACACAGTCGTGCCACTTGATCAGCTTGAAGATGAGACGGTTAAATGGTGTGAGGAAATGCTTGAGAAGAGCCCGACTGCACTGCGCTTTGTAAAAGCAGCGATGAATGCAGATACTGACGGTCTTGCAGGTCTTCAGCAGTTTGCAGGAGACGCAACACTTCTTTACTATACAACGGATGAAGCAAAAGAAGGCCGCGATGCCTTTAAAGAGAAGCGTAAGCCTGACTTCGGCCAGTTCCCTCGTTTCCCTTAA
- a CDS encoding Dps family protein, which translates to MSANPELVKNVNKQIASWTVLYTKLHNYHWYVKGHQFFTLHEKFEELYNEAAIHIDELAERLLALKGEPVATLKESLELSLVHEAEGGESADQMVEVLNSDFETLMDHLKSGMELAQQDDDEMTSDMLLSIHQSLEKHAWMLRSFLGK; encoded by the coding sequence ATGAGTGCAAATCCTGAATTAGTAAAAAACGTGAACAAACAAATTGCGAGCTGGACGGTGCTTTACACGAAGTTACATAACTATCACTGGTATGTAAAAGGGCATCAGTTTTTTACTCTTCATGAAAAGTTTGAAGAGCTTTATAATGAAGCCGCGATTCATATTGATGAGCTTGCAGAAAGACTGCTTGCACTAAAAGGGGAGCCGGTTGCCACACTTAAAGAATCGCTTGAGCTGTCACTTGTGCACGAGGCAGAAGGCGGTGAGTCCGCTGATCAGATGGTGGAAGTACTGAACAGTGACTTTGAAACATTAATGGATCATTTAAAATCAGGTATGGAGCTCGCGCAGCAGGACGATGATGAAATGACGAGCGATATGCTGCTGTCTATTCATCAGAGTCTTGAAAAGCACGCATGGATGCTGCGTTCATTCCTGGGTAAATAA
- a CDS encoding metal ABC transporter solute-binding protein, Zn/Mn family: MKKKSLLMLAAVAPWILAGCNTGSEAEDNGDALEVYTTVYPLQYFAEEIGGEHVSVDTIYPPGSDEHTFEPSQRDMIDLAEGDVFFYIGLGLEGFVENAKDVLQSEDLNMVAADAISDEELAAGEHDHAHEDEEDEHAHEDEEHAHEEDEHAHEDEEHAHEEDEHAHEDEEHAHEEDEHAHEDEEHAHEEDEHAHEEDEHAHEDEEHADSEGHEGHNHGDTDPHVWLDPVLSQSLAESVKDTLIEEMPEQEAYFTENYENLIERLDELDHQFEELASEAELNQFFVSHAAYSYWDSRYGIEQQAIAGISTTDEPSQRELTELIESATSQNVEYLLVEQNVSSNLTDVIQSEIGAETLPLHNLSVLTDDDIENEETYFSLMEKNIESLRTAMKAE, encoded by the coding sequence ATGAAGAAAAAATCATTACTAATGTTAGCTGCTGTAGCCCCATGGATACTTGCAGGATGTAATACAGGCTCAGAAGCCGAAGATAACGGAGACGCACTGGAAGTTTACACAACTGTTTACCCGCTACAGTATTTTGCTGAAGAAATCGGCGGAGAGCATGTATCAGTTGATACAATCTATCCACCCGGGTCCGATGAACATACTTTCGAGCCTTCTCAAAGAGATATGATCGACCTTGCAGAGGGAGATGTGTTTTTTTATATCGGTCTTGGACTCGAAGGATTTGTTGAAAATGCAAAAGATGTACTGCAGAGTGAAGATTTAAATATGGTTGCAGCAGATGCGATTTCAGATGAAGAACTTGCAGCTGGAGAACATGACCATGCGCATGAGGATGAAGAAGATGAGCATGCTCATGAAGATGAAGAACATGCTCATGAGGAAGACGAGCACGCTCATGAAGATGAAGAGCATGCACATGAGGAAGACGAGCACGCGCATGAAGATGAAGAGCATGCTCATGAGGAAGACGAGCACGCTCATGAAGATGAAGAGCATGCACATGAGGAAGACGAGCATGCACATGAGGAAGACGAGCACGCGCATGAAGATGAAGAGCATGCTGATAGTGAAGGGCATGAAGGACATAATCATGGTGACACTGACCCTCATGTCTGGCTGGATCCGGTTCTTTCACAGTCATTAGCTGAATCAGTAAAGGATACGTTGATTGAGGAAATGCCAGAGCAGGAAGCTTATTTCACTGAGAACTATGAAAACCTGATTGAGCGTCTTGATGAGCTTGATCATCAGTTTGAAGAGCTTGCAAGTGAAGCTGAACTTAATCAATTCTTTGTTTCTCATGCCGCTTACAGTTACTGGGACAGCCGATATGGTATCGAGCAACAGGCAATTGCGGGTATCTCAACAACTGATGAGCCGTCTCAGCGTGAATTAACTGAACTGATCGAATCAGCTACTTCACAAAATGTAGAATATCTGCTGGTTGAGCAAAATGTATCGTCAAACCTGACAGATGTGATTCAAAGCGAAATCGGTGCTGAGACACTGCCGCTTCACAACCTGTCCGTTTTAACTGACGATGATATCGAGAACGAAGAAACTTATTTCTCACTGATGGAAAAAAATATCGAGTCGCTTAGAACAGCAATGAAAGCTGAATAG
- the yidD gene encoding membrane protein insertion efficiency factor YidD encodes MKKIMLAVIRFYQKGISPLTPPSCRFYPTCSQYGIEAIQKHGAFKGGIMTMIRILKCQPLHPGGVDHVPDNWPSGRKNS; translated from the coding sequence ATGAAAAAAATAATGCTTGCTGTGATCCGTTTTTATCAAAAAGGAATTTCTCCGTTAACACCGCCCAGCTGCCGTTTTTACCCTACCTGTTCTCAGTACGGGATTGAAGCGATACAGAAGCACGGCGCTTTTAAAGGCGGTATCATGACAATGATAAGAATCTTAAAGTGCCAGCCACTTCACCCGGGTGGTGTAGACCATGTGCCGGATAATTGGCCGTCAGGAAGAAAAAATTCCTGA
- the menD gene encoding 2-succinyl-5-enolpyruvyl-6-hydroxy-3-cyclohexene-1-carboxylic-acid synthase produces MSHKENLTAYVSSFIEQLYQSGVKRAVISPGSRSTPLAYLLKNHPGIQTHVNVDERSAAFYALGMAKASQEPVAIVCTSGTAAANYYPAVVEARYARVPLIVLTADRPHELRDNGAPQAIDQINLFGKHAKWFYDMPIPESEPDMLLYTGRIAAKAAAKSSAAPKGPVHLNFPFREPLSPDLSFTPDSKPLSSVYLAEKQLSEHQLSDLIQQLHQAEKGLIIAGPSEDQTAADAIIHLAEATGFPVLADPLSGLRSLMEHHPSVIECYDAFLRDNEVKQLLQADLIIRFGGMPVSKALTQYVKGSACSQWLIDEGADWRDPTSSATHYIEMNDQLFAEQLAKADIEKSERSWLNRWISLNEKAAHQIRQYTDRETDEGAAVGTLLRSLPEGAHLLVGNSMPVRDVDTFWIRGMNPFHVWANRGANGIDGVVSTALGIASVKREPVYLLIGDLSMFHDLNGLLVTKQHPSQLQIVVMNNNGGGIFSFLPQASEPEHFETLFGTPPSLDFRHAAALYDMNYERCETKEALQQSLSGDNHSLKLTEVITDREKNTASHRLLWETVAGAVRGE; encoded by the coding sequence CCGGGTATCCAGACGCATGTGAATGTAGATGAACGTTCTGCCGCTTTTTATGCGCTGGGTATGGCCAAAGCTTCCCAGGAGCCGGTAGCGATTGTCTGTACGTCAGGTACGGCTGCAGCGAATTATTACCCAGCTGTCGTGGAAGCACGTTATGCGAGAGTACCGCTCATCGTCTTAACAGCTGACCGGCCTCATGAGCTCCGCGATAACGGGGCACCGCAGGCAATTGATCAGATCAATTTATTCGGTAAACATGCCAAATGGTTTTATGACATGCCGATTCCTGAATCTGAACCTGATATGCTGCTGTATACAGGAAGAATTGCTGCTAAAGCTGCCGCTAAGTCATCAGCTGCACCTAAAGGGCCGGTTCATCTCAATTTTCCTTTCAGAGAGCCGTTGTCTCCGGATCTATCATTTACACCGGACAGCAAACCACTTTCATCCGTTTATCTGGCTGAAAAACAGTTGAGTGAGCATCAATTATCCGATCTGATACAGCAGCTGCATCAGGCTGAGAAAGGGTTAATTATCGCGGGTCCTTCAGAAGACCAGACGGCTGCTGATGCAATCATTCATTTAGCCGAAGCGACAGGATTTCCTGTATTGGCAGATCCGTTAAGTGGATTACGTTCACTGATGGAGCATCACCCGTCAGTCATTGAATGCTATGATGCATTTTTACGGGATAATGAAGTGAAGCAGCTTTTACAGGCAGATCTGATCATCCGTTTTGGCGGAATGCCGGTTTCAAAAGCGTTGACACAGTATGTTAAAGGAAGTGCGTGCAGTCAGTGGCTGATTGATGAAGGGGCTGACTGGCGTGACCCGACCTCATCAGCAACACATTATATTGAAATGAATGACCAGCTTTTTGCTGAACAATTAGCGAAAGCTGACATAGAGAAAAGTGAACGTTCATGGCTTAACCGGTGGATCTCTTTAAATGAAAAAGCAGCGCATCAAATCCGTCAGTATACTGACCGTGAAACCGATGAAGGTGCGGCAGTGGGGACTTTATTGCGATCTCTGCCTGAAGGGGCTCATCTGCTGGTCGGTAACAGTATGCCGGTCCGTGATGTTGATACGTTCTGGATCCGCGGAATGAATCCGTTTCATGTCTGGGCAAACCGCGGTGCAAACGGAATTGATGGCGTCGTCTCAACAGCATTGGGTATTGCTTCTGTAAAAAGGGAGCCAGTGTATTTATTAATCGGTGATCTATCAATGTTCCATGATTTAAATGGACTGCTCGTGACAAAGCAGCATCCTAGCCAATTACAGATAGTCGTCATGAATAATAACGGTGGAGGAATCTTCTCATTTCTCCCGCAGGCTTCAGAACCGGAGCATTTTGAAACGTTATTTGGCACACCGCCATCGCTCGATTTCAGGCATGCCGCTGCACTATATGACATGAATTATGAGCGCTGTGAAACGAAAGAAGCGCTTCAGCAATCTCTATCTGGTGACAATCACAGTCTCAAACTGACAGAAGTGATAACGGATCGCGAAAAAAATACCGCCTCTCACCGCCTGCTCTGGGAAACAGTTGCAGGTGCAGTACGGGGGGAATAG
- a CDS encoding DUF6154 family protein yields MKLVDEIFEMYKGKIRGSQEDLDMIAFTILEQLDHTELLDMVKELSEDELAYFIRLYIVESLKGRLEQLDDTKTFYH; encoded by the coding sequence GTGAAACTCGTGGATGAAATTTTTGAAATGTATAAAGGTAAAATCCGGGGCAGTCAGGAAGACCTTGATATGATTGCCTTTACAATACTTGAACAGTTGGATCATACTGAACTTCTTGATATGGTAAAAGAGCTGTCAGAGGATGAGCTCGCTTATTTTATTCGTCTATACATAGTTGAATCACTCAAAGGCCGACTTGAACAGTTGGATGATACAAAGACTTTTTATCATTAA
- a CDS encoding hydrolase, whose protein sequence is MEQKNTYYVSVARREILRSGTDSPYEFVVNATDDEITKLRMLFDRNEESEMEGFLTGQMPSVPYHVDKANQESDNLLIKIYRLIGEIGDEEARNHIVTMGLKPPTEEHPFIDREN, encoded by the coding sequence ATGGAGCAGAAAAACACTTATTATGTGTCAGTTGCCAGACGGGAAATTTTAAGAAGCGGGACTGATTCGCCCTATGAATTTGTAGTTAATGCGACTGATGATGAAATTACAAAGCTGAGAATGCTGTTTGACCGGAACGAAGAAAGTGAGATGGAAGGTTTTTTAACCGGGCAGATGCCTTCAGTCCCTTATCATGTGGATAAAGCGAATCAGGAATCAGATAATCTCCTGATCAAAATTTATAGGCTGATCGGTGAAATCGGAGATGAAGAAGCACGCAATCATATCGTGACGATGGGGTTAAAGCCGCCGACAGAAGAGCATCCGTTTATTGATCGGGAAAATTAA
- the menC gene encoding o-succinylbenzoate synthase, with product MNLSSAVISRISMTLKTPFHTSLGTVTEREGLVLELYDTDGKCGLGEGVAFSSPWYTEETVASSLEMIQHHLLPLLFQEPLGHPEDLQKRFSSVRGNPMAKAAVDMAVWDLYAKQKGVSLSECLGGSRTHALAGVAIGSKDIDDLLDQAEQAQEQGYQRIKVKIRPGYDLVPLKALREQFPLIQILADANSAYSGYTEDLLALDDLGLQMIEQPFAVDDLAEHAAVQLQMKTPICLDESINSYRAAVNAITFKSCRVINLKIGRVGGITAAKKIHDLCMENDIQIWCGGMLEFGISRAHNAAISMLPGFTIPGDLSASSRYWTEDITTPELIVNKGLVEPFQGNGIGVELNRRRLDEVTLERFEYPE from the coding sequence ATGAATCTGTCTAGCGCAGTCATCAGCAGAATCAGCATGACGTTAAAAACACCTTTTCATACAAGTCTTGGAACAGTGACGGAACGAGAAGGGCTGGTGCTTGAATTATATGACACTGACGGAAAATGCGGTCTGGGTGAGGGTGTTGCCTTTTCATCACCCTGGTATACAGAAGAAACGGTAGCATCCAGCCTGGAGATGATTCAACATCACCTGTTGCCGCTTTTATTTCAGGAGCCGCTCGGGCACCCTGAAGACCTTCAGAAAAGATTCTCATCTGTCCGGGGCAATCCGATGGCAAAAGCTGCAGTAGATATGGCTGTCTGGGATTTGTACGCGAAGCAGAAGGGAGTGTCTTTATCTGAGTGTCTCGGGGGATCACGAACGCATGCGCTGGCTGGTGTTGCGATTGGTTCTAAAGACATTGATGATTTGCTTGATCAGGCTGAGCAGGCTCAGGAGCAGGGATACCAGCGGATCAAAGTCAAAATCCGTCCAGGCTATGATCTCGTCCCGCTTAAGGCGTTGCGTGAACAATTTCCTCTGATTCAGATTCTTGCGGATGCGAATTCAGCTTACAGCGGATATACAGAAGACCTTCTGGCACTTGATGATCTTGGTCTGCAAATGATTGAGCAGCCTTTTGCAGTGGATGACCTGGCTGAGCATGCGGCTGTCCAGCTTCAGATGAAGACACCGATCTGTCTTGATGAAAGCATCAATTCCTACCGGGCAGCAGTAAACGCAATTACATTTAAAAGCTGCAGGGTGATTAACCTGAAAATCGGACGGGTTGGCGGTATCACAGCGGCGAAAAAGATACATGATCTATGTATGGAAAATGATATTCAAATCTGGTGCGGTGGGATGCTTGAATTCGGCATCTCAAGAGCACACAATGCAGCAATCTCCATGCTGCCCGGCTTTACCATACCAGGTGATCTGTCAGCCTCCAGCAGATATTGGACAGAGGATATTACAACACCTGAACTGATTGTGAATAAAGGCCTGGTTGAGCCTTTTCAGGGCAATGGAATTGGTGTGGAATTGAATAGAAGGCGGCTTGATGAAGTTACGCTTGAGCGGTTTGAATATCCCGAGTGA